In Subdoligranulum variabile, the genomic stretch GGTAATCCTGTATGAATCTTGGAAGTATTCTGGTTCTTGTGGTCATTTTTGTGCTGCTGGCTCTGGCCATCCTTTTCATCAGCCAGAACGGCGGCTGGCAGGGCGGCTGCGGCGGTAACTGCGCCAGCTGCCACAACAAATGTGCCACGCCCAAGCCCAAAGACGATACCAGATCCTGAATGGTCCCTCCCCCTGCCCGGGGGAGGGCTTTTTTGTGCCCATCTTGCACAAATGCCCAAAAAAGGGTATACTGATTTATGTATATCAACTCGTAGGAGGGTCTGCGATGAAAGCCGATCGGTATCGTTTTGACGGCACGCGCCCGTGTGATCTGCGCGCATTGCCCTGCGACGGAAAACAGGATGATCTGGACAAGAAAGAGATCCTGGCCAGAACCGCCCGGAATCTGCAGGAAATGGCCGATCTCCAGGACGGTCTGTATGCCGATGGCCGCGAGGGAATCATCTTTGTATTGCAGGCGCTGGACGCTGCGGGCAAGGACAGTACCGTCAAACACGTGATGGGCGGACTGAACCCTCAGGGCGTGCAGGTGACCAGTTTCAAGCAGCCCTGCAGCGAAGACCTGAGCCACGATTATCTGTGGCGTATCCACAAGGCCCTGCCGCCGCGGGGTTCCATTGCGATCTTCAACCGCAGCTACTATGAGGATGTGCTGGTGGTGCAGTTGCACGATCTGCAAAACACCTACAAACTGCCGCCTCGCACCCTGGAGGACGGCAAAAAGGAATTTTTCAAAAAGCGCTACCGCCAGATCCGCCACTATGAGGAATACCTGTACGACAACGGGTACCGCATCGTCAAGATCTTCCTGCATGTTTCCAAGGAAGAGCAGCGCAAACGTTTTCTGGACCGCATCGACAACCCCGCCAAGAACTGGAAATTTTCTTTGAGCGATGTAAAAGAGCGGGCACATTTCGAGGAATATCTGTCCCTCTACGAGGAAGTCATCAACGCTACCGCCACCAAAGAAAGTCCCTGGTACGCCCTGCCGGCGGATCAGAAATGGTATACCCGGTATCTTGTCAGCGAAATTGTTGTAGATACCCTGCGCCGCAGCTGCCACGACTATCCCAAACTGCGGGCGGACGCCCGGGCGGAACTGAAAGACTGCCGCACCCGGCTGGAAGCGGAGGAATAAAAAATGGCTCCCATTCGTGTATTGCAGGTCATGCCCGCCATGGACGCGGGCGGCATGGAAACTTTCGTAATGAATGTCTACCGTGTCATTGACCGGGAACAGGTCCAGTTTGATTTTCTGTACCACTATAACAAATCCTGTTTTTTTGACGACGAGATCCAGTCTCTGGGCGGACGCATCTTCAAGATGACCGTCCGGCAGGACAACAACCTTCCCCGCTATCTGCGGGAGCTGCGGGAACTGTTTGCCGATCATCCCGAATGGCATATCCTGCACGGGCACTACAGCGGCTTCGGCATGTTCTATAACACCGTAGCCCGCCGGGCAGGCATTCCTGTCCGGGTGGGTCACAGCCACAACACCGCCTACGAGCACAACCTGGTGGGCACGCTGGACCGGCTGATGAGTCTGCGTTTTTCCGCCGGACTCACCGACCGCTTTGCCTGCAGCGAACTGGCCGGCAAAATGCTGTTCGGCAAAGATCCTTTTACGGTACTGCCCAACGGCATCGATACCGCCCTGTTTGCCGCCCGTGACCCCCAGCGCCGGGCGCTGCTGCGCGGGGACCTGGGCGTGGCGGACAATGAGATTCTTTTCGGCCATGTGGGTCGTTTCACCGCCCAGAAAAACCATCCCGGCCTTTTGCGCATCTTTGCCGCGGTGCGCAAACGGCTCCCCAAAGCGCGGCTGGTCCTGCTGGGCGGCGGTCCCGCCCCCTACATAGAACAGATGCAGGCGCTGACCCGGGAATTGCAGCTGGGCGACAGCGTGATTTTTGCCGGGGTGCGCAGCAACATCCAGGGCTTTTACGACGCCATGGATGCCTTCCTGCTGCCCAGCCTGTTTGAAGGACTGCCGGTGGTTCTGGTGGAAGCCCAGACCGCAGGTCTGCCCTGCTTTGTGGCAGACACCATCGACCGCGGCGCAGCTTTCACTGACCGGGTACGCTTTCTGCCCCTGAACGACCCCGACGCCTGGGCGAACGCCATCGCGGCAGCCAGCTTCCGCCGGGATCCCAACGCCCGCCGGAAGGCCGTGGAGGCCGGATATGACATCCATACCAGCGCAGACATTCTGCAGGCGTTTTACCTGCGCCGTTATGCGGAGGTGACGCCATGACCCCCGACAGCAAACGCTGCGAGATCGCTGTCATCGTGCCGGTGCACAATGCAGCTTCTTTTCTGCCCGATTGCCTCAATGCACTGGCCGCCCAGCGGTTCGATGATTTCTGCTGCATTCTGGTGGACGACGGTTCCACCGACGACTCCCCGGCGCTCTGTGACGATATGGCGCTGAACGACCGGCGGTTTCTCGTGATCCACCAGCCCCAGAGCGGTGTCAGCGCTGCCCGCATCGCCGGCATGCGCAAAGCGCGGGAGGAGGGCGCCATCTGGTTCGCTTTCTGCGATGCCGACGACTGCTATCATCCGGATTTTCTGCGAACCCTGCACGATGCCGCCCAGGATGCAGCGGTCCCGCTGGCCTGCTGCCGGTATGATACCTTTACCGACACGCTCCCCGCCGAAGAGGCCGCCCCCGGGGACTATCAGGTGCTCCGGGCCCCGGCTCATCTGGAGGCACTGCTCCATGACCATGCCGTGGACTACGGCCTGTGGAACAAGCTCTACGCCGCCGGTCTGCTCACCGAGGCCATGCTGGACAACGATCTAGCCTTCAACGAGGACCTGCTGGCCAACTGGCAGGCCTTTTTGCGGGCACCGGGCTGTGCTTTCTGCGACTTTGCGGGCTACCATTACCGCCAGCATGCCGCCAGTGCCACCCACCGTGCCCTGCCGCCCCAGAGCATCGACGACCAGCGCCGGGCGGCTGCTATGATCCGCGGCAGTGTGCCGGAACAATGGCCGGAACTGCAGCAGTCCGCCAACGCATTCTACTATGAAAAGCTGGTGTATCTGGCCAGCATGATCCTGCGCCGGGCCGATGCCGATGCGTACCGCGTCCATCTGGGCGAGCTCAACATCGGTATAACGGCGGGGCTCAAGGATCCCCAGCTGGGCCGTAATCCCAAACTGCCCTTTTCCATCCGTGTGGCAGCCTGGGCTACTGTGCGCGCCCCCAAACTCTGGCGGCGTATCTGCCGTAAATTTTTGAAGGACAGGCAATGACCCATGCGATTTCTGCTGATTCTTGACCGGGTGGAAAACCCGGCCAGCGCCAACGCCCAGCTGGGCTGCCGTCTGGCATCCGAACTGCTGGCTCAGGGCCACTGCGTCCACCTGCTGGAACTGTGGGACGGTCTGCACACGCCGCCGACTCCCCCCGAGGGCATTGTGCAGCACACGCTGGCCTTTGCCGACGAACGGCTCATGAACACGGCGCTGGAAAACGGTGCCAGGGGCGGCACCCCCGTGCCGCTGCGGCTGCTGCGGCTGGCCGCCCACCCCACCGCGGTGGCGGCGGCTTTCCGGCAGCTGGTGCTCCATGCCCCCCGCCGCACGGTGGACAGCTGCCGTGCCATCGAGCTGCTGGATGTTCAATACCATTTTGACGCCGTCTGTGCCGTCTGTGCCCCTTACCGCACGGCCTTTGCGCTGGAAAACGCCCGCATCGGCGGCAAAAAAATGCTGTGGCAGCTGGATCCTTACGCCAGCAACCGCGACTATACGGCGCCGGGCGGGTTTGCCCGGGAGGGGCAACTGCTGGATGCCATATACGGCGCCTTCATCACCCCCCAGGCCCTGCCCGACTACGAGGGAGGCCCTTTGAGCGCCTGGCGCGGAAAGGTGCATGTGTTGGGCTTTCCGGTGCTGCTTCCCGCCCCCGAAGCACCCCCGCATGCCGGGACCCGCTGCGTTTTCTGCGGCAGTCTGTATCCCACGGTCCGGGAGCCGGACTTTGCCCTGGAACTGTTCTGCCGCCTGAACGCCCCCAACCTGACCCTTACGATGGCCGGAGGCGGCTGGCAGCGCTTTCTGTCCCAGGCTGAACAGGCAGCAGCCGCCCTGGGCGACCGCTTCGTGCGCCCCGGTCCGCTGCCCCCCGCGGAGGCCGGTGCCCTGGAAACGGGCGCCGACGTTCTGCTGAGTCTGGGCAATGCCTATGACAACCAGATGCCCAGCAAACTGTTCAGTTATTTCGGTACCGGCAAACCGGTGCTGCACCTCGCCGTCAGCGAGACCGACCCCACCCTGCCCTATCTGGCCCGCTATCCGCTGGGGCTGGTGCTGCAGAAACAGGACGGTATAACCCCGGAGACCCTGGAGCGGCTGCGCTGCTGGCTCAACGAAGTCCAGGGACGGCGGCTGCCCTATGAACAGGTTGCCGCTCTCTACCCGGAATTCACCCCGCAGCAGGTAGCCCGGGATTTTCTGGCCGCCCTGCAATAAACTGCGAAAGGAGTGCCCGCCATGCATGTGTTCTGGCTTGTGAGCATGGTTCTGCCCCAGGCTGCACTGGCCTGCGGCCTTCCCTCCGCCAGTGACGTTAGCGGCGGCTGGCTGACCGGCCAGCTGACCGCCCTGCAGAAATGCAGGGATCTGCAGCTGACCGTTGCCTGTGTGGACGGGCGCCGTCCCCAGGCGCTGTGCGGAGAACACGATGGCGTGACCTACCGCATTCTGCCAGGTTTCCAGGACTTTCCGCAGCTTCTGCAGGCAGTCCATCCGGATCTTGTGCACATCTGGGGCACCGAATACGCTGCCGCCGCTGCCATGGCACAGACGGCCCAGGCGCTGGACATTCCGGTGCTGGTGGGCATTCAGGGAGTCATGGAGGATTGCGCGGCACACCTCTGCGACGGTGTACCGGAAAAATACCTCCATTCCACCCCGCTGGACCGGGCTCTGGATCATCTGATTCCCGGCGCCCTGCTGGACAAACTCCAAGCCAACTTTGACACCCTGGCCCGGAGCGAAGCTTCTCTGTTGGGAAAGATCCGTCACGTAACAGGCCGTACCGGCTTCGACCGCCGGGCGGTGGAACGGCTGGCCCCCCAGGCACGGTATTACCCCTGCAACGAAACGCTGCGACCACTGTTTTACGAAGGTCCCCGGTGGCAGCCCCGGGATTTCGGCCGGGCGCCGGTGCTGCTGCTCTCCCAGGGAAATTACCCCCTCAAGAACCTGCACACCGTCCTGAAAGCCCTGCCTGCTCTTTTGCAGCGCTGGCCGGACGCCGAACTGCGCATCGCCGGCTGGCCGCCGCTGGATAAGGGACCGCTGTTCCGTCCGCTGGTAGACCGGTTGTTCCCCTACCAGCGCTACTGCCGGCAGCTGGCCGCCGAGCTGGGTGTCCTGCCCCATATGCATTATACCGGACCGCTGGACGCCGCCGCCATGCGGCAGGCCTATCTGGATGCCGACCTTTTCCTGCTGCCCTCCTCCAGCGAAAACAGTCCCAACAGCCTGGGGGAAGCCATGCTGCTGGGGGTCCCCTGCGTGGCCAGCCGGGCGGGGGGCATTCCCGACATGTTGACCGACGGCCTGGAAGGACGGCTGTACGGCGGTTCCCTGGACGCCGCCGCCCTGGCACAGACCGTCGCTGAAGTGCTTTCTGCACCGGACGGCGGTGCTGCCTTGGGGCAGGCAGCTCATAACCGTGCCGTCCGGGTCCACGACCCCGTCACCAATGCCCAGACGATGTGCGGCATCTATCAGACCATCCTGCAGGAGGGAGCCCGGTGAAGATCAGCATCATCATTCCCTGTTATAAAGCCGCCACCACCCTCCGCCGGGCGGTGGAAAGCACCCTGAAGGGTGCCCCTGCCGACCTGCAGCTGCTGCTGGTGGAGGACGGCAGCCCTGACGATACCGGCGCCATCTGCGATACGCTGGCCGCCCAAGATGCCCGCATCACAGCGCTGCACCGCCCCAATGGCGGCGCCAGTGCGGCCCGCAACACCGGCCTGGAGGCTGCCCGGGGAGACTGGGTGCTCTTCCTCGACGCCGATGACGAACTGCTGCCGGGACTGTGGCAGGTGCTGGAGACGTTGCCGGTCACCGACGAGGAGATGATCCTCTTTGGGCTGCAGCGGGCCAGCACCGGCGAGGCGGTAACGGTGGCTCCGCTGGAAGACGGCCGCTACGAGAGGCTTTCTTCCCTGCAGGACCGTCTGTCGGCGCTGCTCTTCGACACCGGGCTTCTGGCCGCCCCCTATCCCAAGCTGTTCCGCCGCGCGGCCATCGGAGGCCTGCGGTTTGACGAGACCCTCAAAATCAATGAGGATGTCCTTTTTAACATACTTTTTTTACAAAAAACGACTGCCATTTATTGCCTGCGTGGTGTATACTATAAGCAAAATGATGTGGGCAGCGGCAGCCTTTCCCGCTCTCTGCGGGGTGATCTGCTGGATGCCGAGGCGGTGACCCGCCCGGCACTGGAAAGACTGCTCCGGCAGAACGGTCTGGATCCGGCCCCCTATCTGCACACCAGCCGGGTGCGGGCCTGCCTGAACCAGTACGGTCTGCTGACCGGCTGCCGCGGGGGACTCTCTCTGGGCGAACGCCGCACCCTGTTCGCCCGCATTCTGGCCGACGAGGATGCCCGCGCGGTGCTGGCGGACCGGCTGCGCCGCGATCCCAACCGTCTGCTGGCCATTCCCTACCGTATCGGCGTGGCCTGCCGCTGGCCGGGTTTTCTGGCCGCCTACACGCTGGCCAAACAACGCTTTCTGTAACCAAGGAGATCCCTATGGGCAAATCCCCCACAATCAGCATCGTCTCCACCGTGTACAATACACAGCCCTTTCTGGAGCAGGCTGTGCGGAGTATTCTGGCACAGACCTTTACCGATTTCGAGCTGATCCTCGTCGATGACGGTAGCTCGGACGATTCGGGTCGCCTGTGTGACGCGCTGGCAGCCGAGGATGCCCGCATCCGGGTGTTCCATCAGCCCAACGGCGGACCGGCCAGTGCCCGCAACAAGGGACTGGACAATGCCCGTGGCCGTTACATCGGGTTTGTGGATTCCGACGATCTTATCGAGCCCACCATGTATGAAGTTCTGTATAACGCCATCCAGGCACCCGGCGTGCAGCTGGCCGCCTGCAGCGGTGACTGTATCGACGAGACCGGCCGCCCCATCCCGGGGCGGCGGGTGGCGATCCGGGAACACGGCATCCGTCCGGCCGAGGAGCTGCTGCTGGAGACGTTCCAGACCGGCAGTTACTATGGTCCCTTGAGCTGGAACAAACTGTTCGACCTCCGTCTGTTCCGGGACAAGGGCATCCATTATGATGAGACGATGCTCTTCGGGGATGATGCCAGTGTGCTGCACCGCGTCTTTGAGGGAGAGCGATGCAACTGTCTGTCGGATATCCTGTATCATTACCGCACCCGCGCCGGGCAAATCACCAGCACCGCGACCTTTTCACCGCGCAAGCTGGATGATCTGCGGATGTACTGGGACTGGCTGCAATATTTTGCCAGCCGCCCGGGGCGCGAAGAATACCGCCAATGGGCCACCGTTTGGTACTGGCGGGTGTTTTATCAGTTCTGGTGCCAGTCCGGCGCGGCCGGGAATCTGACCGAATTGAAACCGAAATTCATGGCCCACAAAAAGCATTTGGACGCCGTACTGCCGGATCTTGTGCGCAGCTCCCTGCTGCCCGCCGGTGAAAAGCTGCGCGCCGTCTTATTTTGCGCCAACCCCGGTGCGCTGTATGCCGCAGCCTCCGCCTGGGGGCGTTTGGCCGCAAAAAGAGGAAGGGGAATTGATTGATGGAACGTATTGCAATCAGCGTGATCGTACCGATTTACAACACCAAGGCCTATCTGGAAGAATGCCTGGACAGCATTCTGGCCCAGGATTTTAAGGAACCTTACGAGGTGTTGCTGGTGGACGACGGTTCTACCGACGGCTGCACCGACATCTGCGATGCCTATGCTGCCAAGGATAACCGGGTACGGGTCTTCCATCAGGAAAACCAAGGCCTCTCGGCGGCACGCAACACCGGCATCGACGCCGCCCGCGGACGCTACTATGCCTTCGTGGACTCTGACGACGTGGTACTGTCTGCCTACCTGCGCACGCTGTACAACGCCTGTGAGGAACACGATGCCTACATGGCGCTTTGCGCGGTGGAGGACGTGCAGGAAAGCGGCGAAAGCTGTGTACCGCCCCATTCCACCCACCCTGCCCAGGAGGGTGTTTTCTGCGGCAAAGATCTGCTGAATGAGTTCTACACCCCCAATGGCACCGTCTACACCGTGGCGTGGAACAAGCTCTACCGCGCCGAGGTGTGGAAACTGCTGCACTACCCCGAAGGCCGTCTGCACGAGGATGATTTTGTGGCCCACCGCCTGTTCTGGCGCTGCGACAAGGTGGTCTGTGTGGATACCATCCTCTACCATTACCGGTTGAGCAGCGGCAGCATCTGCCGTTCCTCCATCAAGCCGGAAGCGTTCGATGCCGTGGACGGTCTGGCCGACCGTTACCGCTTCTATGTGGAAAACAACGCGGACCGTTCGGTCATCGATTCTGCCTATGCGGCCTGCTGGCGCCGGTATCTCTTCCTCTGCGCCAAGGTTCGCCAGAATCCCACCCCCCAGCTGGTGAAGGCCATCAGCAAGGAGCAGTTCCTCATGCAGGGGCTCATCAGCTACCTGCCCAACTGCCGCCACATGAAGATGACGGAGAAGCTTTCGGCCGCCCGCTGGTCCATGATGAGCGCCGAAAGTCTCTGCCCAATCAAAAAGTAACGATGCCCCCCGTCCGGGCAAATCCACCACAGAAGGAGCCGACCGTTGGCCATCCTCAGACCTGACAAAGACAAGGACAAAACAAAACGCCCCCGCGTTCTTCTGATACCGCCTCCCGATCTGCCGGTGCCGGCGGTGCAGGGCGGTGCGGTGGAGACGCTGCTGACCCACCTGATCCGTGAAAACGAACGCGAAGGCAAACTGGATTTACTGTGTGCCAGCGTCCCCGACGAAGCAGCCCGCCGGGCTGCCGAAGGGCTGCAGCACACCAAAATGCTGTATATAGCCCGCCCCCATGGCCATCGCCGTTACTGGCCGATGGTCTTTATTGAGCGTTGCCTGGGCATTGCTGCCCCCTATGATCCCTGGTACCAGAAGGTCCAGCTCTCCCTGGCGCTGGAGCCTCCCGGTCCCGACCTGATCGTGGCCGAGGGAGGCAACCTGACCCAGTGCAGCGCCATCAGCCGGATGTTCGGCCGCCGCCGGTGCCTGGCCCATCTGCACGGCCAGACCTCCTGCAGCCCCGTGATGGACACCATCTACGGCGGCATTCTTGCCTTGAGCCAGTTCATCCGGGATGATTATCTCAAGACCAGCACCCTGGACCCGAACCATGCCTACATCTGGTATAACTGTGTGGACACCAAACGGTTCCGCCCCGGTCCCCCGCCGCTGGCGCTGCGCACCCGGCTGGGCTTCGGCGAGCGGGATTTTGTGGTCCTTTTCTGCGGACGTCTGGATCCCGACAAAGGCATCCACAAGCTGATGGAAGCCCTTTCCCTGCTGAACGTGCCCCAGATCAAGCTGCTGATCGTGGGCAGCCCCTTTTTCGGCCGCACCCAGCAGAGCAGTTTCCTGCGCAAACTGGAACAGCAGGCCCGGACGCTGGGCAACCGCGTCCAGTTCACGGGGTACATTCCCAACGAGGATCTGCCGGACTACTACCGGCTGGCGGATCTGGTCTGTGTACCTACCCTGGTGGAGGAGGCTGCCGGCCTGGTGGCGGTAGAGGCCATGGCCTGCGGCCGGCCTGTGCTGGCCACCCGCAGCGGCGGCATGCCGGAATATCTGGAAGGCAGCCAGGCCGTGCTGGTGGAACGGGGCGACAATATCGCCGACCAGCTGGCCTGGAGCATCCGCATGCTCTACGAACATCCCGCCCTCTGCGCCGAGATGGGCGCGGCCGGTTCCAAACGGGCACAGGATTTCTCGGTGGAGCGGTATTATAACGAATTTGTGCGCATCGTACAGGACATGCTGCAGAACGGAGGTGCCCTATGAACCAGGCTGCGATCTGCGTTGTGGTGCCGGTCTACCGGGCGGAAGCTACCCTGGACCGCTGTGTACAGAGCATTTTGTCCCAGCAAGTGACGGGCGGCGTCTGCTGTGTGCTGGTGGATGACGGCAGCCCCGATGCCTGCGGTGCCATCTGCGACGGCTGGGCCGCCCGGGACAACCGCGTACAGGTGATCCACCAGGACGACTGCGGGGTGTCCAGCGCCCGCAACGTGGGGATGGCCGCCGCCCACAGCGAATACCTGGTCTTTCTGGATTCCGACGACGCCTTGCGCCCCGGCGCCCTGCAGGCAGCTCTGGACGCCCAGAACGCCGCCCCCGGAGACTTTGTGCTGTGGCATTATACCACCCGCGAGGAGGATCCTGCCGCCGTCAGCAGCACGGCTGCTTCCCGTCCCCGGGAGGCGTTGGCCGCCCTCTGGCTGGAGTGTCTGCTGGCAATGCCCTGGAACAAACTGTACCGGACTGCTCTGGCACAGCGGATAAAATTCAACACGCAGTATACTTTGGGCGAGGATTTACAATTTGTATTGGATTACATTGCCCTGTTGGCCGCCGAAACGCCGGATTTTGCCTACCGGGTGGTGGAGAGCCCGCTGACCTTCTATGATTGCAGCCGCACCGGCACACTGTCCACCAAATATCACGCCAACTACTGTGAGATTTGGCCCCAGCATTTTGCCAAGCTGAACGTTGCCTGTCTGGCGGCACACTGCCCGGCAGAAGATCTGCGCCAGCTGCACCGCGCGGAGCTGACGGTGTTTGCGGAAGGGGTAGCGGACATCCTGCGCCGGGATCCGGCCCCCCTTTCCGGCATCCGCCAGGATAAGGCTGCCGCCGCCCTGCGTACCCCCTGGCTGCGGGCCCTGCTGGACCAGATGCGTGCCGAGCGCTGCTACAGCGCCTACTACCTGCCCTGCCGCTGGCGCAATACCCGGTTGGTCTATGCGTTGGCAGAGGCCAAACGAACCGCCTCCCCTTTGTACGGCAAAATGGACTGGGCCGGTTACTATCTGCTGGCCGGTCGTCTGCGCCGGGACTGAACTTTCCGGAATCTACAAACGCCCTTGCCGCTTTTGCGGCAAGGGCGTTTTCCCTTTACAGGCACAAAAATACCCCACCGTCCGGAGCAGAAAACGGTGGGGTCCTTGCAGACTGCTGAAAAGGCGCAGAGCAAGACGCCGAAACGGAGGCGCAGTCCGCCATGGTCAGAAACCACGTCCTGAAAGAGGCACACCGGACGGGTTTCAGGTTGGTTATGGTTAGTTGTTTCTAACCACGTGTATACTCTACCATATTACAAGGATTTTGTCAACCGTTTGGCGTAATTTTCCCCGATTATTCTTTGGGGGCGTCGGGATAGTCCCGCACGTGCAGCAGATCTTCCGCCGCTTTGACTTCCTCCTCGGTGGGCACGCGAACACCTTCCAGCGGATAGGGAATGCCCAGATTCTTCCATTTGAACAGCCCCAGCGTATGATAGGGCAAAACTTCCACACGACGCACCGTGGGCAATGTCCGGATGAAGGCATCCAACTGACGCAGTCCTTCGGCATCATCGGTCAGGCCCGGCACCAGCACATGGCGGATCCACAGCGGTACGCCGTGCTGCGCCACATATTGTGCCATGGCCAGAATGTTTTTGTTGCTGTGGCCGGTGAGCTTTTTGTGCTTTTCGTCCTCGATCTCCTTGAGGTCGAGGATCACCAGGCTGGTGTTTTCCAGCAGGGCGTCAAATCGTGCCATCCAATCTGCGTTGTCCGGCGCGAAGGGCTGGCCGCTGGTATCCAGCGCCGTATGGATGCCCTTGGCACGGGCCAGGCGGAACACCTCGCTGACAAAATCCATCTGCAGCAGCGGTTCGCCGCCGCTGATGGTCAGGCCGCCGTTGTTGCGCCAGTAATTGCGGTAGCGCAGGGCCGCGTCAAACGCCTCCTGCGGCGTTTTTTCGGTGTCCCGGGTGAAGGCCCAGGTCTCGGGGTTATGGCAATACTGGCAGCGCATAGCGCAGCCCTGCAGAAAAATGATATACCGTACCCCCGGCCCGTCTACGAGGCCGAAGGTTTCCACCGAGTGGACATAGCCTTTGATTTCCTGTTGTGACATAGTGGTTAGCTCCTTATGGTTAGATACAAAAGATCCGCGGCCACACAGGCAGCCGCGGATCTTGGGAAACAATCAGGTCAGCTGATTACAGCACCTTGTGGCAGGTACGGGCAATGACATCCAGCTGCTGTTCGCGGGTCAGGTCGATGAACTTGACCGCGTAACCGGAGACACGGATGGTGAAGTTGGCGTACTCTTCCTTCTCGGGATGCTCCATGGCGTCGATCAGCTTCTCCTTGCCGAAGACATTGACGTTCAGGTGATGGGCACCCTGGTCAAAGTAACCGTCCATGACCTGGACCAGGTTCTCCACACGCTCCTGCT encodes the following:
- a CDS encoding FeoB-associated Cys-rich membrane protein, coding for MNLGSILVLVVIFVLLALAILFISQNGGWQGGCGGNCASCHNKCATPKPKDDTRS
- a CDS encoding PPK2 family polyphosphate kinase, with product MKADRYRFDGTRPCDLRALPCDGKQDDLDKKEILARTARNLQEMADLQDGLYADGREGIIFVLQALDAAGKDSTVKHVMGGLNPQGVQVTSFKQPCSEDLSHDYLWRIHKALPPRGSIAIFNRSYYEDVLVVQLHDLQNTYKLPPRTLEDGKKEFFKKRYRQIRHYEEYLYDNGYRIVKIFLHVSKEEQRKRFLDRIDNPAKNWKFSLSDVKERAHFEEYLSLYEEVINATATKESPWYALPADQKWYTRYLVSEIVVDTLRRSCHDYPKLRADARAELKDCRTRLEAEE
- a CDS encoding glycosyltransferase produces the protein MAPIRVLQVMPAMDAGGMETFVMNVYRVIDREQVQFDFLYHYNKSCFFDDEIQSLGGRIFKMTVRQDNNLPRYLRELRELFADHPEWHILHGHYSGFGMFYNTVARRAGIPVRVGHSHNTAYEHNLVGTLDRLMSLRFSAGLTDRFACSELAGKMLFGKDPFTVLPNGIDTALFAARDPQRRALLRGDLGVADNEILFGHVGRFTAQKNHPGLLRIFAAVRKRLPKARLVLLGGGPAPYIEQMQALTRELQLGDSVIFAGVRSNIQGFYDAMDAFLLPSLFEGLPVVLVEAQTAGLPCFVADTIDRGAAFTDRVRFLPLNDPDAWANAIAAASFRRDPNARRKAVEAGYDIHTSADILQAFYLRRYAEVTP
- a CDS encoding glycosyltransferase family 2 protein, which gives rise to MTPDSKRCEIAVIVPVHNAASFLPDCLNALAAQRFDDFCCILVDDGSTDDSPALCDDMALNDRRFLVIHQPQSGVSAARIAGMRKAREEGAIWFAFCDADDCYHPDFLRTLHDAAQDAAVPLACCRYDTFTDTLPAEEAAPGDYQVLRAPAHLEALLHDHAVDYGLWNKLYAAGLLTEAMLDNDLAFNEDLLANWQAFLRAPGCAFCDFAGYHYRQHAASATHRALPPQSIDDQRRAAAMIRGSVPEQWPELQQSANAFYYEKLVYLASMILRRADADAYRVHLGELNIGITAGLKDPQLGRNPKLPFSIRVAAWATVRAPKLWRRICRKFLKDRQ
- a CDS encoding glycosyltransferase family protein, translated to MRFLLILDRVENPASANAQLGCRLASELLAQGHCVHLLELWDGLHTPPTPPEGIVQHTLAFADERLMNTALENGARGGTPVPLRLLRLAAHPTAVAAAFRQLVLHAPRRTVDSCRAIELLDVQYHFDAVCAVCAPYRTAFALENARIGGKKMLWQLDPYASNRDYTAPGGFAREGQLLDAIYGAFITPQALPDYEGGPLSAWRGKVHVLGFPVLLPAPEAPPHAGTRCVFCGSLYPTVREPDFALELFCRLNAPNLTLTMAGGGWQRFLSQAEQAAAALGDRFVRPGPLPPAEAGALETGADVLLSLGNAYDNQMPSKLFSYFGTGKPVLHLAVSETDPTLPYLARYPLGLVLQKQDGITPETLERLRCWLNEVQGRRLPYEQVAALYPEFTPQQVARDFLAALQ
- a CDS encoding glycosyltransferase family 4 protein — its product is MHVFWLVSMVLPQAALACGLPSASDVSGGWLTGQLTALQKCRDLQLTVACVDGRRPQALCGEHDGVTYRILPGFQDFPQLLQAVHPDLVHIWGTEYAAAAAMAQTAQALDIPVLVGIQGVMEDCAAHLCDGVPEKYLHSTPLDRALDHLIPGALLDKLQANFDTLARSEASLLGKIRHVTGRTGFDRRAVERLAPQARYYPCNETLRPLFYEGPRWQPRDFGRAPVLLLSQGNYPLKNLHTVLKALPALLQRWPDAELRIAGWPPLDKGPLFRPLVDRLFPYQRYCRQLAAELGVLPHMHYTGPLDAAAMRQAYLDADLFLLPSSSENSPNSLGEAMLLGVPCVASRAGGIPDMLTDGLEGRLYGGSLDAAALAQTVAEVLSAPDGGAALGQAAHNRAVRVHDPVTNAQTMCGIYQTILQEGAR
- a CDS encoding glycosyltransferase family 2 protein, producing the protein MKISIIIPCYKAATTLRRAVESTLKGAPADLQLLLVEDGSPDDTGAICDTLAAQDARITALHRPNGGASAARNTGLEAARGDWVLFLDADDELLPGLWQVLETLPVTDEEMILFGLQRASTGEAVTVAPLEDGRYERLSSLQDRLSALLFDTGLLAAPYPKLFRRAAIGGLRFDETLKINEDVLFNILFLQKTTAIYCLRGVYYKQNDVGSGSLSRSLRGDLLDAEAVTRPALERLLRQNGLDPAPYLHTSRVRACLNQYGLLTGCRGGLSLGERRTLFARILADEDARAVLADRLRRDPNRLLAIPYRIGVACRWPGFLAAYTLAKQRFL
- a CDS encoding glycosyltransferase family 2 protein, which codes for MGKSPTISIVSTVYNTQPFLEQAVRSILAQTFTDFELILVDDGSSDDSGRLCDALAAEDARIRVFHQPNGGPASARNKGLDNARGRYIGFVDSDDLIEPTMYEVLYNAIQAPGVQLAACSGDCIDETGRPIPGRRVAIREHGIRPAEELLLETFQTGSYYGPLSWNKLFDLRLFRDKGIHYDETMLFGDDASVLHRVFEGERCNCLSDILYHYRTRAGQITSTATFSPRKLDDLRMYWDWLQYFASRPGREEYRQWATVWYWRVFYQFWCQSGAAGNLTELKPKFMAHKKHLDAVLPDLVRSSLLPAGEKLRAVLFCANPGALYAAASAWGRLAAKRGRGID
- a CDS encoding glycosyltransferase family 2 protein, which codes for MERIAISVIVPIYNTKAYLEECLDSILAQDFKEPYEVLLVDDGSTDGCTDICDAYAAKDNRVRVFHQENQGLSAARNTGIDAARGRYYAFVDSDDVVLSAYLRTLYNACEEHDAYMALCAVEDVQESGESCVPPHSTHPAQEGVFCGKDLLNEFYTPNGTVYTVAWNKLYRAEVWKLLHYPEGRLHEDDFVAHRLFWRCDKVVCVDTILYHYRLSSGSICRSSIKPEAFDAVDGLADRYRFYVENNADRSVIDSAYAACWRRYLFLCAKVRQNPTPQLVKAISKEQFLMQGLISYLPNCRHMKMTEKLSAARWSMMSAESLCPIKK